One region of Cygnus atratus isolate AKBS03 ecotype Queensland, Australia chromosome 25, CAtr_DNAZoo_HiC_assembly, whole genome shotgun sequence genomic DNA includes:
- the LOC118258900 gene encoding transmembrane ascorbate-dependent reductase CYB561, translating to MDGAPPSASPAGLSAYVAVSQLLGLTLLAATGAWLGSYRGGVAWQGQLQFNVHPLCMVLGMVFLQGDALLVYRVFRNEAKRSTKTLHALLHGLALVIALVGIVAVFESHRAKGIADMYSLHSWCGMAAFVLYLVQWLLGCGFFLAPGVSFSLRSRYKPQHIFFGIALFALSIATCLLGITEMLLFNIRDSYSQFVPEGVLANTVGLLLVAFGLVVGYVLTRDEWKRPPLAEELALSMDFKTLTEGESPGGSQ from the exons ATGGACGGGGCTCCGCCATCCGCCAGCCCCGCTGGGCTCTCGGCATACGTGGCCGTGTCGCAGCTGCTGGGCCTGACGCTGCTGGCGGCCACGGGAGCGTGGCTGGGCAGCTACCGGGGCGGCGTGGCCTGGCAGGGCCAGCTGCAGTTCAACGTCCACCCACTCTGCATGGTGCTTGGCATGGTTTTCCTCCAAGGTGACG CTCTTCTGGTCTACCGGGTGTTCAGGAACGAAGCCAAGCGCTCCACCAAGACCCTGCACGCTCTGCTCCACGGCCTGGCGCTGGTGATCGCCCTCGTGG GCATCGTCGCGGTCTTCGAGTCCCACCGCGCCAAGGGCATCGCCGACATGTACAGCCTGCACAGCTGGTGCGGGATGGCCGCCTTCGTGCTCTACCTTGTGCAG TGGCTCCTGGGGTGCGGTTTCTTCCTGGCCCCCGGCGTGTCCTTCTCGCTGCGCAGCCGCTACAAGCCCCAGCACATCTTCTTCGGCATCGCCCTCTTTGCCCTCTCCATCGCCACCTGCTTGCTGGGCATCACCGAGATGCTGCTCTTCAACATCAG GGACTCCTACAGCCAATTCGTGCCCGAGGGTGTCCTGGCCAACAccgtggggctgctgctggtggccttcGGGCTGGTGGTGGGCTACGTGCTGACGCGGGACGAGTGGAAGCGCCCGCCGCTGGCCGAGGAGCTGGCCCTCTCCATGGACTTCAAGACCCTCACGGAGGGCGAGAGCCCCGGTGGCAGCCAGtga